The window ATAACGCTCCCAGCGATGCTCAATACCAAGCGTGACAGCCAGCCTTTCCCCTCACCCAGCCCTGTCTCGCCCGCTCGCGGGAACACGACGGAGACGAGTGCATACCCGGGAATCAACAAAACAAACGGCAATCCGATCACAAGCGCGAGCGGCCGCCACTCGCCCAACGGTGTGAACACGACGCTCAATGCCAATGCGACTCCAACGACGACCGCGAGCAAGTCCGCATGTGGCACCGGCCTCTCATCGTCTTCGGCTACCGCCATAGGAGCTACTCACGGGGTGGATCATTAAACCAAGCGGATACAATCGTATATAGCAGGTAACATCACAGACGGGACCAACTGGAGAGACACCTAGCCATTCCTTTTACCCGTAGATCAGAAATTGAATTTGACCTGTCAGTATCTCGGTATAATAGGGTCCTATTCAATATCTATTTATGTCGAATCGACGTATAACTGCTAGATATCTATCTGAAGGTGAATTGTAATTGCCAATCTCAAATACCATCATACAACAGGGTCAGTCGACTCCTCCAGTCTCTCGGACTGTTGTCGATTACGACGACAGCCGACTGGTCACCGTCTCAGTCGGGGCATCGGAATCCGAGCCGGTCCGAGTCGTGTTCGAACAGCCGGTCCCGTCGCCACACACCCTCCAAGTTGGAGCTGCCCATCAGTCAGAGGGATATACTGACGGGGCGGTGACGGTGGCGTACACCATTCAACCCCGAGCAGAAGCGAAGTTTAGCTACAGCGTCGATGGACCTGTTGATATAGCCCTCCCCGAGCCGACGGTCGAGGTCACACCAATCGACGGCGACGACGCCACCGACGAAGCGGTCACGGTTGAGTGGAGGGCTACCGACGGGACGACGACGTCGCTCGCGATGTCTTCCGACACGGTGGCCACGGTGAATACGACCGCCCTGCCGACGATCACCACTCAGGTGTCGCCGATGACTGACACGCTCGCCGGCACGGCTATCGGTGTTGTTCTCACCCCAACCAATCAGAACGCCGTCATTCGGACCGTTCTCCGGGCGAGTCGCCGCGGTCACCCCGTGATTGTTACTACTCAGGGAACCCACAAGGTGGATGGAACCGATACACAGGAGATACTGCGGACGCTCGGGGTAATCCTCGTATCACCACCCTCGGGAGACGTCTCGATGGCACAACTCCACCGAGCGCTATCACAGGCCGCTAGGGAGCTTGGCCTCCCGGGGATTGTGTTGCAGACTCGGGAGTGTAATCGGATCGACTACGAACGGACGGCACTAGCATTCGAGCAAGCCGACTACGAGGTCGTGGCGGTTCCCGAACATTGGAGCCAATCCCCAGAGATACCGACCGTGGTAGTGGGCATCCCGGCGTACAACGCTGCTGATAGCATCAGCCAGGTCGTCAAGAGCGCGCGTCCGTACGCTGACGAGGTCATCGTCGTCGATGACGGAAGTCACGACGAGACAGCTGCCCGCGCGCAGGCGGCTGGCGCGACGGTGGTCGTCCACGAGCGAAATCGCGGCTACGGTGGTGCGCTCAAGACTATCTTCAAAGAAGGTGCCGAGCGCGACGCGGCTCATCTCGTCGTCATCGACGCCGACGGGCAACACGACCCGGCGGATATCCCCCTTCTCGTCGAGACACAGCGGCGTGACGGGACGGATATCGTCATCGGAAGCCGATACGTCGGCGAGCGGAAGACGCGAATCCCGTTCGTCCGTGCTATCGGACTGGGGGTTATCAACAGTCTAACTAACGCCAGTCTTGGAAAGCTCCGTCCGAGCGGGTTCATCCGAGACACCCAGAGCGGCTACCGCGCCTATAGCCGGGTCGCGACCCGATCGCTCGCGTCAGACCGGGTACTTGGGAACAATATGGGCGCGAGTACGGATATCCTCCATCACGCTCACCGGAACCGGTTCAGTATCGCCGAGGTAGAGACGACCATCTCGTATGACGTCGCCAACGCCAGTTCTCAAGGATCGTTCTCCCACGGGATGGACCTCCTACGGAACATCTTCTGGACCGTCCAGTACGGCCGACCGATGCTCGTTCTCGGGATGCCCGGAGTCCTGACGTGGCTGCTTGGGGTGACTTCCGTGACGTGGATCTTCTACCAGTACGTGGAGACAGGGGCCCTGTCTTTCTTCCCACTCGTAGGGGCCGTCGTGTGTACGATCGGTGGGCTATTGGTGTGTATCACGGCGTTGATGATGCACGTGTTGAACGGTCACCCGACGATGAAACGATTGGCCACAGAGGATGCTCACTGAAGCGCAGAACAACCAACAATACTATGACCGCGATATCTCTCAGGTCAGTCGGTGAATGGATATGAGTGAGACTGAGGTCGCCGCTGGCGGCAGCCTTCGTGACCGAGTCAAGACCGGAAACCCGGATGTGGTGTTTTCTGTGCTGGGTGTTCTCCTTGTAGCGGCCGGGCTCGCCGTTCCCGAGTTCCGCACGCTGTTGTTCGCGTGGGGCGGGACAGCCCTGTTCTTCGCCCTGCTGATACGGTTCGTGTTCACCGGGTGGACAGTGTCCGCAACAGTGGCGACGGATATCTACACAACGATGGCCAACAATACACGACGGCGGACCCCAACAGGTGAACACCGGTACCTTCCAACAAACGATAACGGCGTCTCGTTGGTCGTGGACGGAGAGACGTTCAACCCCATTGGGGAACGACTGCTGGCCACTGTCGATACGGATGCTGACGAGAGAACACTGACAGAGCGGCTCGCAGTGCTCGTCGACGTCGTGGTTAACGAGTACGAGCTCGCCGGTCGTGCGAGCGCGACAACTGGAGGTGAGAAAGTGACAGTCACCGCCACCGGAAGTCGCATTGGGACGACGGAACTGTTCGACCATCCGATCATCTCTCTCGTCGGTGTCGCGCTCGCACGGTATCTTGATACCCCAATCACCGCCGACGCGACCGTCAAAGATGGCGTCCTCGTGGTCACCTATCGGTGGTCATAGCGAGCCGAGGAACTTCTCAAGAGTACGGACGGCAACGAAGACGGCGAAGACGAGTGCTCCGACTACCAGCGGCCAGCGAAGGCCTCCACGCCAGTCGACTGTCGCGTGGATTGGTTCGGTTAACGCCGTCACGACGACGAGTCCGACGAAAGAAACGACAAACACCAGCTCACCAGTCAGTCTCTCGATAGTCACGAGTAGCGCGATGCCTGTGAGCATCCAGCCGGCCTGCCATAACAGAAACTGTCGCTGGTGTGGGGTAGTCATTAATCGTTCTGACGGCACAGTGGAGTATAACGCCACCGGGAGCGATAGCGGGGAGTTTAAAATCGGTCGTGTTGTTAGGATGTTAGATGCTTCCTTGGACACACGCCGCATTCGGCTATCTCCTCCTCCTTGCGGTCGTGGTCCTATTGGGTCGACGTGTTTCAAGAGTGGAACTGCTCGCGGTGCTCGTCGGGACCCAACTCCCCGACGTCATTGACAAGCCGTTGGCGTGGTGGTTCAATGCGGTCCCATCCGGGCGCTCGTTGGCCCACTCTCTGCTGTTCGTGATCCCACTAAGTGCCGTCATCGTCGCTATCGCGTGGTACCGCAGTCATCCTGAGGTCGGTTTCGCGTTCACGCTCGGGTATTTGGCACACCTCATCGGAGACACCTATGTCGCGATCTATTACTGGCGCACTGAGGAGTTCTCCTTCCTCCTATGGCCGATTCTTCCCCCCTATCCGTACGACGACTTTGTCGGCTTCGGGAATTTCATCGTCGAGTTCGAGGTCACCACTACGGGTCTCGTTCTCTTCACGGCTGCTGGGGCCGTCGGTGTCGCCTTCCTCGTCCAGTTCTTCCGTGCGCCGTGGGTGTACACGTCTCGGCCGTAGTGACCACCAGCGTCTATTTGTCGTCCCCAGCCGACGGAGGCGTATGAGTCAGCCTCCGACCGGACAAACAGTGCTTGTGACTGGCGGTGCCGGGTTTATTGGGAGCCACATCGCCGACGCACTTTGTCCGGACAACGACGTACGGATCCTCGACAATGGTTCGGGTTCCGGGGGCGCGAACCATCCCGACGCTGCAACGTTCATCGAGGGGGACATCCGCGACGAAGAAGCGCTAGCTGACGCTGTGGCGGGTGTCGACATCGTGTTTCACGAGGCCGCACTCGTCAGCGTCGCCCGGTCCGTTGAGGACCCGACCGTCAGCCACTCGATCAACACTGAGGGAACGCTTGCGGTGCTGGAGGCCGCTCGTAGGGCGGATGCCCGCGTGGTTTTCGCCTCAAGCGCAGCGATCTATGGAGCGCCGGAGTCGATGCCGATCGCAGAGACAGCACCCAAACAGCCATCCTCGCCGTACGGACTCGAGAAGCTCTCGGGGGATCACTACTGTCGGCTCTACAACGAACTCTATGACCTCCCGACGGTCGCGTTGCGCTATTTCAACGTTTACGGTCCACGCCAATCTGGCGGTGAGTACGCAGGTGCGATCTCCGCGTTCGCCGAGCAGGCGCGGTCAGGCGGACCAGTGACCGTTCACGGCGACGGGGAGCAGACCCGCGACTTCGTCAATATCGCAGACGTTGTGCAGGCGAACCTGCTCGCGGCGACCACCGATGCCACCGGGGAGGCGTTCAACGTCGGCACCGGCTCGCGGGCGTCGATCAACCGGGTGGCCGAGTTGATCCGCGACGAGGTCGCACCGGACGCCGAGATCATCCATGTCGATGCCCGCGAGGGAGACATCCGCCACAGCGTGGCCGATATCGACAAGATCATCGACCGATTGGGATACGAACCGAGCGTCACGCTGGCTGACGGCCTGCAGGAGTATCTACGCTGACTCGACGATTATCGTCCCAACCATCCCCGACTCGTGAGGTATACAAAAGTAGGGGAACTCGCCGGCGGTCTCGAACGTGTGGCTGTACACCTCGTCACGCCCGACGCTTCCTTCTGGGTACGCTTGCCTGGCGGCAGCTTCGCTGTCGAAGTCACCCGACGCAAAATAGGCGGCACCGTCAGGTAGATCCTCCTCGTAGGCTGTGACGCTATGAGCGACGGCGCCAGTCGTTACCCAGTCTACGGTGTCGCCGACGCTGACCGTCAGTGTCTGCGGTTCAAATTTGAGTTCGTCGGTCATATCGACCGTCGTGTTGGCCGATGTTTCAGTCGGCGTCTCTGTCGGTTCTGGTGTGTCCGTCGGCTCCGACTCTGCGCCGCCACAGCCGGCCAAACCACCAGCCAGTGCTACACCGCTCAACCGCAGTGCAGTCCGTCTAGTATACACGTACTATTTTCGGGTAGCAGATGCATAAACTTACATACAGACCGCGACGTCTCGGATGAGCAAATACCGTACGTCGATCCGTTCCGCGTCTACGAGACTCAACGCTTTTGATACCTCCACCGGATGGAAGAGTAACGACTGGTTATGACCGTTCTCACTCGCGAACACCGTTCGCTGGCGCTTCCGCTCGGCGTCTGTCTGGCGCTCGCTGTCGGTCTGGTGGCTGCGGACGTGCTCGGCTTGCTCCCACGACCAACGTTGGTGCGAGCCGCGTTCACGCTTGTTGGAGCCGTCGTCGCCGCGCTCTTGTTCGTCGGGTCACTAGGTGAACGCCAGGCAGTCTCACGGCGAGTCCCACCGAGCCTCGTCACTAAGGCCGTCCTTGTACTGGCTGGTGGCGGTGTTATCGCAACTGCGCTAGTAGGAGATCGAGTGATTGTGTTCGCGGTCGTTCTCACACTCGGACTAGGGCTAGTCGCGCTGCAGCTCAGGGCCGAGCCGTCGGTTCCGGCGGTGCTGACCCAACTCAGTGCGCTCTTTTTCGCCGGTCGACTCGGGAAGTACCTCACGACCGATGTGTACTTCGGCGGGACCGACACCTTCGCTCACGTTGCTGCAGTCGACACGCTGCTTCGGGTACGTTACTGGGCAGCGATCCCCCACGGATACGACCTCTATCCCGTCTTTCACCTCGTCGTCGGGACTGTGCGGTACGCGACGGGGTTGGAGAGCTACGACGCGCTCGTGTTGACCGGTATCGGGTTGTTTACGCTCGTTGTCCCGATCGCGTACCTCCTCGGTCGGTCCGTGTTCGGCTCTCGGCGCCTCGGTCTCCTGGCGGCGCTGTCGGTTCCAATTCTTGAGTTCTTCTCCTATCACGCAGTGTACTTCTATCCGCAGGCACTGGCGAGCGTCCTCATCCTCGTTGCCTTATTCGTCAACAGTCAGCTACGCTATGCGGTCGATGAGCGTGCATTCCGGCGACTCTCCGTGTTCGTCGTCGGCCTCGTAGCCACGATGGTTATCACCCACCACCTGACGTATCTCCTCTTCACCGTGGTCGCAATCGTCGCCGTCCCGGTATCGCTCATCCGGCCGTATCTATTTGGCAGGCCACAGTCCCACAGTCGACGCTGGTTCCGGTTCCGCTGGCTGTTCCCCGGCGTGGTCGGCGGGGTGTTTTTGCTCGCGTACTGGTCGTACTCGCCCAGTCTCATCACCGTAGGGATCGTCCAGCTAAGCCTCGGTGTGCTGTTCGACGTGGCTGAGATGCCCGCCGAACAGCTGTATACCTACGGGACGACACTGCCGGTCGACAGCGTCGGCCGAGCCGTCGAGTGGCTGTCGACCGCGACGGGCATCTACGCCATCGGACTCGCCTCGATCCTACTTCTGGCTGGGTATGAACTGTTCGACGCCCTCGGGACGTACAGGCGCGGATTCACGTTGACCATCGCCGGACTTGGACTGTCTGCCCTCCTCCTACCGGTCCCGATCTCCATCCCACAGATAGAACGGCTGAAGTTCGTTGTGACGCTCGTGGCCATCTTCCCGGTCGCCGTGGGTCTGGGACGCGTGTTATCCGTCGACCGGCGCTACGCCGCCGTGGCCGTCCTCCTCGTCGCAGCTATGGGCGGTGCAACAGGGTTCACAGTTCTTGTCGCTGACGACGCCGCTGGTGTATACCTTGAGGAACCGCGTGAACAGGTATCGATGAGCGACGACCAGTACCGTTCCATAGGTCTGACAGCCGCGTTCATCCAGCGGTCCGCTGCGGGGCCCGTTGCCACCGACAAGATAACCAATCGGGCCTTCGAGACATCTCAATTCAACGCGACCGGACAGCTTCGAGCCGAGCCCGGAGGGGTGCGCACCGACGCACCGTTCCTCGTCGTTCGCAACAGCTGGACCGACCACATCGTCGCGCTGGGGGATGCAATCCGGAGCGGAGGGCTCGGACGGGTGGCCGTTGGCGACGACACCTTTGCGCGAACCGACGCCACGGTCAATAAGGTGTATTCCACCAGTCACACCCACATCTACTACAGCGAGGATGGCCACACGGGTATCTACGGGGACACCACCTCTGCTGCGTCGCTTGAGTAGATGTGAACGGGCTCAATGCGATACTGTCCGTGCCCCAGTCCGGAAGTCGTGCGACGTTCTGCGCCTGGCGCGAGTTCGGCTCGTGTTCACGACTCAACCGCTGAACTGACGAACAGCGGCGAAGAACTTCCCGCGGAGGGTCGGAACAGCGAACAGGACTGCTCCGTAGACGACACCGCCGAGGAGTATCCGAGCGATAAGTCCAACCAGCGTCGCCGGGAGTACTGTCCCTGCTGCGATGACTGCACCACCCATCAATCCGGCCCCCACAACACACAACCCGACCTCTCGGACGGGGAACTCGATCGGGATGAGATGACGGAGGAATCCGCCGAGAACGACGGTGTTGATTGCCATCGAGACTCCCGTCGCGACTCCGGCACCGACGAGCCCGTATTGGGGGACCAACAGGACGTTTAACACGATGTTCAATGCCAGTGACGCGACGGTCGCGTAGGCACCGATGTCCGGCCGGTCAACCGCCCGAACGGTCGCGTCGAAGACGTTGTTCACCGCAGCGACTAACTTCTCGCCCATCAGGACGACGAACGCGGCCGCGGCGATGACGAACTCCGGCCCGAAGACGAGCCCGAGGATCTGCTCGGAGAGCAGTGCGACTCCGACGAACGAGGGAATGACGAGGACCAGCGACGCCAAGAGTCCGTCCCGGACCGTCGGCGAGATGCGATCACGCTGCCCAGCGGCGTCCCACGCGCTCATCTGCGCGAAGACGGTATTAGCGACAACACCGCCCACGATTCCGGTCATCAGCGTCACCCGCCAAGCCAGTTCGTACGCGGCAACGTCGGCACTCGTGAGGAACAACCCGATAACCAGGATGTCAAGCGTGTTGTACGCGTGGCCGCCAAGGCCCCAGATCCCATTGAATTTCGCATAGTCGACGAGGGTTCGAACGTGTCGAATCGACGGGCGGGTGGGAACTGTCGAGATCCGCCGCAAGCCGCCCGCGAGCATAACGAGGTAGCCGGCGATGAGCCCGTAGACTAGCGCCAGCGGGCCCGCACCGAACCGGACCAGGGCGACCGACACGACGACGTATGTCACCAGACGCAAGAACTGGAGGATCGCCGTCTCGTCGGCTCGCAACTCCGCTCGCATAACGTGGACCGACAGCACCGCCAGTTGAGACAGTACTAACGCCACCAACAGCGGACCAACCACAACAGCACCGACGTAGGCGTTGATGCTGCCGCGGAACGGGACAACGACTGACACCAGTGCGAGCACCAACACGCCCTTCAGGAGAAGCCCAGCGCCGAGGACGGAACCGGGCTCGTTCCCCTCGCTGATCCGTTTCTCGATCGCGCCGTTGATCCCGAAGTCTCCGAACGTCCCGAGTGTTCCAAGCGCGGCTTCGAACAAGAAGAACACACCCAGCGCTGTGGCCCCCAGCGCCATCGCGAAATACACCGTCGACCCGAACCCGATGATGACGCCGACGATCTCAAGCGCCAAGAGGAGACCGCCCGCCCGCGCGAAGTTCAGCTGTCGAGGAATCACCGACCCTGCGAGCGGTCGAACGGGAGCTGGTTTATCTTCGGTCACAGACGCCCCCGAACTCCAGCGAGATCATCGCGCTCGCTCTGACTGCTCGCGCAAACGGGGTCAGAAGAGATACACACCCAGTTGGCCAACACGATGTCCCAAACTCTGGTTCGGTACCCGGGGTCAGTCGCACTGCGACACGGCTTGTCGCCGTCGTTTGGGGATCTCTTGGGGTTGATCACTGTTCTCGACTGATCGGGATAGTACGATACCAGAGCGTCCACAGCAGGTGCCAAAGCGTGTACGGATGCGGTGAAATGCGAAGCGCTCGCAAGAGATACGACACTGCGCGGTCGTACTCTCTTTCTCGCCGGAGTGCGACCCCCACAGTCGTGAAAGCCTGCACGTAGTAGATGTTCAGGTACGGATGCGCCGCAGGAACTCGTTGATCGGCGAGGTAGGCGAACTCCGTACAGGCTTCTACGTACTCATCAACTGAAATACCGCTCGCCATCATACTCCGGTCGTGGTGACGGCGGACAAACAAGTCGGGACAGAAACATACGCCGCCTTGTGTCGCCGCCTCCAGCGCGTATAGTCGGTCCTCGTCCCGATTCAATCCCGACTCGAAGGTGGCTGACACACGTTCAGTGTCGACGAGCATCGAGGAAGTGAACGACGTCAACTCATTCACCATAATACCGTAGACGAACTCATCGAGTGACATTGGCTTACCTTCCAGACAGAACCCGGAGTCGGTGTCGGCCATCCGGTCAAGTTGTCGCTCGAGCTTATCGGGTTTCCAGAGGTCGTCGGCGTCCAGAAAGGCGACGTATCGAGTGGTGGCCCGCTTTAACCCCGCGTTGCGGGCGTCGGCCGGACCGGTGTCGACGTCGTCGACGACGACTAGGTCCGTGTTAACCGTCTGTGCGGCCACTGTCTCTTTGGCCTCCCCAAGCATCTCCGGCGGGGTGAATCGCTCGCTGTAGGGGACGACGACCGTGACAGTCACCATTCGGCCATCACCGCCTCGTGGACGTCCGTCACCCGTTGTGCGTGTGCACTCCATGTCCAGTCTTGATCGAGAAGACGTTGGAGCCCCGCTGCACCCATTGCCCGCAGGCGTTCGGGATCGTCAAGCAATTCATCCAGTACGCGGGTCAGCGTTGTCGGGTCCCTCGGGGGGATCAACACACCCGTCTCGCCGTCGTCGACCATCTCAGGGATCCCCCCAACCGCAGAGGCAACGACGGGGGTCTCTGCCGCCATCGCCTCGTAAATGACCGTTGGTCGCCCTTCCGTCCAGCTGGGGTGGACCAAGAGGTCGGCTGCGACCTGCCAGCGACGCAGCGCCATTGGGTCGAGTCGCCACTGAGACCTGGCGGGATGTGCGAGCTCACCTAGTTGGTCCAGCAGCCACCACCGGAGGTCGCCCTCGTGGCCGACCGTGACGAGCATCACGTCTTCCCGATCAAGCGCGTCGACCGCCTCAACCAGTTCCTTCACGCCCTTCTGTTCGGTGTAGGCCCCGACGTACAATAGCAACTTCGTGTCTGGATCGATGCCCAACTCCGCTCGGATCTCCTTACGATGGTCGGTGGGGAACTTCGAGGGGTCTTCGCCGATGGGAAC of the Halobaculum limi genome contains:
- a CDS encoding metal-dependent hydrolase — its product is MLPWTHAAFGYLLLLAVVVLLGRRVSRVELLAVLVGTQLPDVIDKPLAWWFNAVPSGRSLAHSLLFVIPLSAVIVAIAWYRSHPEVGFAFTLGYLAHLIGDTYVAIYYWRTEEFSFLLWPILPPYPYDDFVGFGNFIVEFEVTTTGLVLFTAAGAVGVAFLVQFFRAPWVYTSRP
- a CDS encoding glycosyltransferase family 2 protein, with product MAYTIQPRAEAKFSYSVDGPVDIALPEPTVEVTPIDGDDATDEAVTVEWRATDGTTTSLAMSSDTVATVNTTALPTITTQVSPMTDTLAGTAIGVVLTPTNQNAVIRTVLRASRRGHPVIVTTQGTHKVDGTDTQEILRTLGVILVSPPSGDVSMAQLHRALSQAARELGLPGIVLQTRECNRIDYERTALAFEQADYEVVAVPEHWSQSPEIPTVVVGIPAYNAADSISQVVKSARPYADEVIVVDDGSHDETAARAQAAGATVVVHERNRGYGGALKTIFKEGAERDAAHLVVIDADGQHDPADIPLLVETQRRDGTDIVIGSRYVGERKTRIPFVRAIGLGVINSLTNASLGKLRPSGFIRDTQSGYRAYSRVATRSLASDRVLGNNMGASTDILHHAHRNRFSIAEVETTISYDVANASSQGSFSHGMDLLRNIFWTVQYGRPMLVLGMPGVLTWLLGVTSVTWIFYQYVETGALSFFPLVGAVVCTIGGLLVCITALMMHVLNGHPTMKRLATEDAH
- a CDS encoding glycosyltransferase family 4 protein; amino-acid sequence: MSDPYDVLACCIHHQSHPLQVRSPFNHRSFDAINSTHADLDVVVPTPFAPPIGPFSEYSRVPNTERWGSYVAHYPRFLYMIPKRRFYHVSGDSLQKRVPRYVERTFETPHDVVHTSDIYLDGYGLLPYCREHDLPLVVTSHAVDLHNFDSFNEQAQRRIRETIDYAARILVVSDELATVARRFAPEEKVETVPIGEDPSKFPTDHRKEIRAELGIDPDTKLLLYVGAYTEQKGVKELVEAVDALDREDVMLVTVGHEGDLRWWLLDQLGELAHPARSQWRLDPMALRRWQVAADLLVHPSWTEGRPTVIYEAMAAETPVVASAVGGIPEMVDDGETGVLIPPRDPTTLTRVLDELLDDPERLRAMGAAGLQRLLDQDWTWSAHAQRVTDVHEAVMAEW
- a CDS encoding polysaccharide biosynthesis C-terminal domain-containing protein, producing MIPRQLNFARAGGLLLALEIVGVIIGFGSTVYFAMALGATALGVFFLFEAALGTLGTFGDFGINGAIEKRISEGNEPGSVLGAGLLLKGVLVLALVSVVVPFRGSINAYVGAVVVGPLLVALVLSQLAVLSVHVMRAELRADETAILQFLRLVTYVVVSVALVRFGAGPLALVYGLIAGYLVMLAGGLRRISTVPTRPSIRHVRTLVDYAKFNGIWGLGGHAYNTLDILVIGLFLTSADVAAYELAWRVTLMTGIVGGVVANTVFAQMSAWDAAGQRDRISPTVRDGLLASLVLVIPSFVGVALLSEQILGLVFGPEFVIAAAAFVVLMGEKLVAAVNNVFDATVRAVDRPDIGAYATVASLALNIVLNVLLVPQYGLVGAGVATGVSMAINTVVLGGFLRHLIPIEFPVREVGLCVVGAGLMGGAVIAAGTVLPATLVGLIARILLGGVVYGAVLFAVPTLRGKFFAAVRQFSG
- a CDS encoding glycosyltransferase family 2 protein: MLGEAKETVAAQTVNTDLVVVDDVDTGPADARNAGLKRATTRYVAFLDADDLWKPDKLERQLDRMADTDSGFCLEGKPMSLDEFVYGIMVNELTSFTSSMLVDTERVSATFESGLNRDEDRLYALEAATQGGVCFCPDLFVRRHHDRSMMASGISVDEYVEACTEFAYLADQRVPAAHPYLNIYYVQAFTTVGVALRREREYDRAVSYLLRALRISPHPYTLWHLLWTLWYRTIPISREQ
- a CDS encoding NAD-dependent epimerase/dehydratase family protein — encoded protein: MSQPPTGQTVLVTGGAGFIGSHIADALCPDNDVRILDNGSGSGGANHPDAATFIEGDIRDEEALADAVAGVDIVFHEAALVSVARSVEDPTVSHSINTEGTLAVLEAARRADARVVFASSAAIYGAPESMPIAETAPKQPSSPYGLEKLSGDHYCRLYNELYDLPTVALRYFNVYGPRQSGGEYAGAISAFAEQARSGGPVTVHGDGEQTRDFVNIADVVQANLLAATTDATGEAFNVGTGSRASINRVAELIRDEVAPDAEIIHVDAREGDIRHSVADIDKIIDRLGYEPSVTLADGLQEYLR
- a CDS encoding plastocyanin/azurin family copper-binding protein, producing the protein MYTRRTALRLSGVALAGGLAGCGGAESEPTDTPEPTETPTETSANTTVDMTDELKFEPQTLTVSVGDTVDWVTTGAVAHSVTAYEEDLPDGAAYFASGDFDSEAAARQAYPEGSVGRDEVYSHTFETAGEFPYFCIPHESGMVGTIIVESA